In one Poecilia reticulata strain Guanapo linkage group LG8, Guppy_female_1.0+MT, whole genome shotgun sequence genomic region, the following are encoded:
- the LOC103468221 gene encoding nuclear factor erythroid 2-related factor 1-like — translation MLHIKEYFTEGLIQMAILLSLCAVRVHVGLEAFMPPSWCELILGPTSALTHTQILNLRNRHSLHPKTVDLDQFFTARRLLGWVRSLDRIQVPQAELETWLVQQEVGPLSGQFPDQNFLMDRTQIEVERDQSEPTMEQGEVLDSLEEEEQVCQMITHHDGQHDASLMFCLHRKLASCFPGRFKVIIDVEMMTCSNHSPDSRTPATAPGDGSEAPPPCSSTRPGSEPLTGTYWQQDLFGTANQLQQEPVLLPLTPSDELDEDGSVINTGFTLENSRMESWTIPSNYTDLLDENPGGDNVVVFSMNLLTQDISPFSSDSPSYDRKTPIVNQASGGNDLDQDFGQTSSSSFVLAEEGADGFPGHISDLLEDLNILEDIQLLDGQLEEGFSPELEARSKEEEEEQLHCEGVHQGAGGRGNRMEDQEQPSRLGDVWAEAEAEAEAEAEAETDSDSGLSLDFIHSPSSFSSPIVSEGSADDSSSCASAVENVFSDEVNSSDEDGSAGSHLEVEVTIKQEEEXMGAVGGHGIPRFPANHEDSKLFPGFSWVEHIGHDHTYYNPPLSSLSSPAPGTMSKPCRHSSSSLAPETKAWSRDEKRARALRIPFSYQLIVNLPVEEFNHLLSSGQLSQQQLTLIRDIRRRGKNKIAAQNCRKRKLDVLLALEEDLKALRLHRLELLQEKRNSHRRLQDMKSRFGKLYQEIFSQLADDNGRPLDATEYTLRFGRDDTVTVASVKVSQNSKKHRSVKKRRS, via the exons ATGTTACACATAAAGGAATACTTCACAGAGGGACTGATTCAGATGGCCATCCTGTTGAGTCTCTGTGCAGTCAGGGTGCATGTGGGACTGGAGGCGTTCATGCCCCCATCCTGGTGTGAGCTGATTCTGGGTCCGACCTCtgcactgacacacacacagatcctGAACCTCCGCAACCGGCACAGCCTGCACCCCAAGACGGTGGATCTGGATCAGTTCTTCACAGCGCGCAGGCTGTTGGGCTGGGTCCGCTCTCTGGATCGGATACAG GTTCCTCAGGCAGAGCTGGAGACATGGCTGGTCCAGCAGGAAGTTGGTCCTCTGTCTGGACAATTTCCTGACCAGAACTTTCTGATGGACAGAACACAGATAGAGGTAGAGAGAGACCAAAGTGAGCCAACTATGGAACAAGGAGAAGTTCTGGATAGTctggaggaagaagagcaggTATGTCAGATGATCACACACCATGATGGGCAGCATGATGCATCTCTGATGTTCTGTTTACATAGAAAATTAGCCTCCTGCTTCCCAGGAAGGTTTAAAGTA ATCATAGATGTTGAAATGATGACCTGTTCAAACCACAGCCCTGACTCAAGAACACCTGCGACTGCACCAGGTGATGGgtctgaagctccgcccccaTGTTCCAGCACCCGTCCCGGGTCAGAGCCTCTCACAGGGACCTACTGGCAGCAGG atcTGTTTGGGACTGCTAATCAGCTGCAACAGGAGCCAGTTCTGCTTCCATTGACTCCCAGTGATGAGCTGGATGAGGATGGTTCAGTGATCAACACAGGTTTCACTTTGGAGAACTCCAGGATGGAGTCCTGGACAATTCCTTCAAACTACACTGACCTGCTGGATGAAAATCCTGGCGGAGATAACGTGGTAGTCTTCAGCATGAACCTGCTCACTCAAGACATTTCTCCCTTCAGCTCAGACTCTCCTTCATATGACCGGAAAACTCCTATTGTCAACCAAGCGTCCGGAGGGAATGATCTGGACCAGGACTTTGGACAAACATCGTCCAGTTCCTTTGTGTTGGCTGAGGAAGGTGCAGACGGTTTTCCTGGCCATATCAGTGACCTGTTGGaggatttgaacattttggaaGACATTCAGTTGTTGGATGGACAACTGGAGGAAGGATTCAGTCCTGAGCTGGAAGCCAGATctaaagaggaagaggaagagcagctaCACTGTGAGGGAGTCCATCAGGGGGCTGGAGGGAGAGGTAACCGGATGGAAGATCAGGAGCAGCCCAGCAGACTGGGAG ATGTCTGGGCGGAGGCGGAGGCGGAGGCGGAGGCGGAGGCGGAGGCGGAGACGGACTCAGACTCTGGCCTGTCTCTGGACTTCATCCACAGCCCTTCTTCCTTCTCTTCTCCTATTGTTTCTGAAGGCTCAGCAGATGATTCTTCATCCTGTGCGTCGGCTGTGGAGAATGTGTTTTCTGACGAGGTGAACAGCAGCGATGAGGACGGCTCAGCTGGATCCCATTTAGAAGTGGAGGTGACCATTAAGCAGGAGGAGGAGGRGATGGGAGCGGTTGGAGGACATGGCATACCACGGTTCCCTGCTAACCATGAAGATTCCAAACTGTTTCCAGGCTTTTCCTGGGTGGAACACATAGGCCATGATCACACCTACTACAACCCGCCCCTGTCCTCGCTGTCCTCTCCAGCTCCTGGGACGATGTCCAAGCCGTGCCGCCATTCCTCCTCCAGCCTGGCTCCAGAAACTAAAGCCTGGAGCCGAGACGAGAAGCGAGCCCGGGCCCTCAGGATCCCTTTCTCCTACCAGCTGATTGTTAACTTGCCAGTAGAGGAGTTTAACCACCTGCTGAGTAGCGGCCAGctcagccagcagcagctgacccTCATCAGGGACATCCGGCGGCGTGGAAAGAACAAGATAGCTGCTCAGAACTGCAGGAAGAGGAAACTAGACGTTCTGCTAGCGTTGGAGGAAGACTTGAAGGCCCTGAGACTCCATCGCTtagagctgctgcaggagaagaGGAACAGCCACAGGCGCCTGCAGGACATGAAGAGCAGATTTGGGAAGTTGTACCAGGAAATCTTCTCCCAGCTGGCGGATGACAACGGCAGGCCGCTGGACGCCACAGAGTACACCCTTCGTTTTGGACGTGATGATACAGTTACTGTGGCGTCGGTCAAAGTCagtcaaaacagcaaaaaacacagaagcgtgaagaagaggaggagctga
- the LOC103468201 gene encoding chromobox protein homolog 1-like isoform X1, with amino-acid sequence MFSVVYKKSSSDVKLATVAKKSKKAEDEEQPAAPAPAAAAATVTAATEEAPPVEAAAAPAAAAAPAEEEEEEEYVVEKVLDRRVVRGKVEFLLKWKGFSDEDNTWEPEENLDCPDLIAEYMQKHKEREEKKKESKRKASSEASGDAEERASKKKKEEGDKARGFGRGLQPERIIGATDSSGELMFLMKWKNSDEADLVPAKEANVKCPQVVISFYEERLTWHSYPTEEEEKKEEEKKD; translated from the exons atgttttctgttgtcTACAAAAAGTCCTCTTCAGACGTCAAACTGGCGACCGTAGCAAAGAAGAGCAAGAAggctgaggatgaggagcagcCGGCGGCCCCTGccccagcagctgcagcggcAACTGTCACCGCGGCAACAGAGGAAGCACCTCCGgtagaagcagcagcagctccagccgCAGCGGCAGCtcctgcagaggaggaggaagaagaggagtaTGTGGTAGAAAAGGTTCTGGACCGCCGTGTGGTGCGGGGCAAAGTCGAGTTTCTGCTGAAATGGAAAGGCTTTTCAGA CGAGGACAACACATGGGAGCCGGAAGAAAACTTGGACTGTCCTGACCTGATTGCAGAGTacatgcagaaacacaaagagagggaggagaagaagaaggagagtAAGAGGAAAGCTTCCAGCGAGGCGTCTGGAGATGCAGAGGAGCGGGCcagcaagaagaaaaaggaggag GGGGACAAGGCCAGAGGTTTTGGCAGAGGCCTGCAGCCTGAGAGGATTATTGGAGCCACCGACTCCAGCGGAGAGCTGATGTTTCTAATGAAGTG GAAGAACTCTGACGAGGCGGACCTCGTACCGGCCAAAGAAGCCAACGTTAAATGTCCGCAGGTAGTGATCTCTTTTTACGAGGAACGCCTCACATGGCACTCTTACCccacagaagaagaggaaaagaaggaggaggaaaaaaaggactAG
- the LOC103468201 gene encoding chromobox protein homolog 1-like isoform X2 has translation MFQSSSDVKLATVAKKSKKAEDEEQPAAPAPAAAAATVTAATEEAPPVEAAAAPAAAAAPAEEEEEEEYVVEKVLDRRVVRGKVEFLLKWKGFSDEDNTWEPEENLDCPDLIAEYMQKHKEREEKKKESKRKASSEASGDAEERASKKKKEEGDKARGFGRGLQPERIIGATDSSGELMFLMKWKNSDEADLVPAKEANVKCPQVVISFYEERLTWHSYPTEEEEKKEEEKKD, from the exons ATGTTTCAG TCCTCTTCAGACGTCAAACTGGCGACCGTAGCAAAGAAGAGCAAGAAggctgaggatgaggagcagcCGGCGGCCCCTGccccagcagctgcagcggcAACTGTCACCGCGGCAACAGAGGAAGCACCTCCGgtagaagcagcagcagctccagccgCAGCGGCAGCtcctgcagaggaggaggaagaagaggagtaTGTGGTAGAAAAGGTTCTGGACCGCCGTGTGGTGCGGGGCAAAGTCGAGTTTCTGCTGAAATGGAAAGGCTTTTCAGA CGAGGACAACACATGGGAGCCGGAAGAAAACTTGGACTGTCCTGACCTGATTGCAGAGTacatgcagaaacacaaagagagggaggagaagaagaaggagagtAAGAGGAAAGCTTCCAGCGAGGCGTCTGGAGATGCAGAGGAGCGGGCcagcaagaagaaaaaggaggag GGGGACAAGGCCAGAGGTTTTGGCAGAGGCCTGCAGCCTGAGAGGATTATTGGAGCCACCGACTCCAGCGGAGAGCTGATGTTTCTAATGAAGTG GAAGAACTCTGACGAGGCGGACCTCGTACCGGCCAAAGAAGCCAACGTTAAATGTCCGCAGGTAGTGATCTCTTTTTACGAGGAACGCCTCACATGGCACTCTTACCccacagaagaagaggaaaagaaggaggaggaaaaaaaggactAG